GTTTTCATGAGCCAAACGGCTCGCTGAAGCGTGTTAATAGTATAGGGGGCAAATCATAACCAACCCTCTAAAGGAATTGTAAATGACCGAAAACAACACAACTTCAGAAAAGAAAGCCTACTACATCGTTACGAACGAACAGGGCGAAGAGTTCTTGCTCCCTTATTACAGCGAAACGTTTCGCGTGCTGATGGATGACAAGGACACCATTCGTGATATTCTCAATTGTTTGCTTGGGCTTGACCATGACCATGAAATCATCGATCTCGATTACGAGTTCGAAAAGCCCATTGACGTTTTCATGCCGGAAGATGATTTCGCACGACTTGACGTGTGGGTAACCACCAAGGATAACCGTTATTTTAATATTGAGTTACAAAATCGTAGCCACCCTTTCTTTTTGGATCGATTGCAACTTTACAATTCCTATCAAACATTGCGTGGCAAGTACGAGTATAACAGGTCGACGTATTTCAAATTGATGGACGAAAAGGAGCGTAAGGTTCATTTTTATGAACTTCCCGAAACGGTATCCATCTGGCTCTGTCATTTCTCGATTCTCAAGTCAAAAGATATTTTTAAGGACACTTGGGCGGTCTATAGCGAGGACGAAGTTCGCCGTAGCGACTCAACACATCGTGCTCTTCCTATTTTCAGTAAAAATAGATATATTATAGTAGACCTTCCGAATTTCAAGAAACTGCGAAAAAACATCAGTTCACGCGAGGACTATTGGCTGAAACTTTTGTCGCAGGGTCCGCTTGAAGTTCCCGAATTGAAGGACCCGATCTTTAGGGACGCGCTCAACCGTTTGCGCGTAAGCCGCATAAGCCCTGAACAGCTTAAAGCCTTGGAGGAACATATGTTCGACAAACACGCTGATGAAGCTATCGAAGCCGAAATTTGGCTCAAAGCAGAAGCTAAAGGACGAGAACAGGAACGTGCAGAAAATAAAGTCGATACAGAAGCCGTTCTGCGAGCCAAGGGTCTTTCTGAATCGTTGATTACTGAAATACAATCCGAGCTTGAAGCCCTTCGACAAAATCGTCACGTAGAGAAATGAGCTTCTTTTCGACCCGCTTCAGCGTAGCAATTTCACTAAGCGGGGCTGTTTCGCTACTCAGAATTGGACTGCAATTCGGTGAAAGTTTTTAGAAAGGTGAAAACATATGTTCGACAAACACGCTGATGAAGCTATCGAAGCCGAAATTTGGCTCAAAGGACGTGAACAAGGGCGAGATAACCGAAATGTTGAAATTGCTCTCGACATGCTTGCCGATAACAAGCCGATCGAGGAAATCGTCAAGTACTCCCGTCTTCCTGAAAGTAAAGTTCTTGAGCTGAAACAGTCACTGGCGAAGGAAACGCGCAAGTAACAACTGTATCTTCTCGGCTGGAGCCTGTCCCGCACTTGTTGCGGGATGCCAGGAACGTTTTTTTGTCATCTTGAGTGTAGCACGCAAGGGCGAAATCTGCATTTCGTCATTCCCGCGAAGGCGGGAATCTTCTGTAGCAGAGTATGTGTATATGAAAAATGAGGCCGTAGGCCTCATTTTGATAATCTCATTTCAGGAACAGGTTATTCCTTGTCAGACTTAACTTCGGTCCACTTGGCGTTATTGCCGATGTTGCGAATGAGGCGGAAACCGCCCGATGTAGCATATTCGGAGAAACCGTAAGTTATGTTTTCCCAACGTGGATATCCCCAGCGAGTCCCGATATAATTGTCACCACCTTTTCGACAATATGGATGAAGTGTATAACCAAAATCGGGACCCTCAAGTAATACTAATTCCCAAACCAAGCCAAAAATATCGTATAGACCATAACCATTTGGTTGTAATTGTCCGACTGGTTCAGTTGCTTCCATATTTTCACCTCCAGTTCCAAATCTTGCATATTTCAAAGCATCTTTATAGTTTGCAGAATCTCCCCAAGGTGCTCTATTTTTCTTATCTCCGCCACGCGCAAACATCATCCACTCATTATAATAAGGAAGGCGATACCCATCCGAAGTACTATCCATGGATACAAGAACATAGTCATAGTTTATTTTGCGAAAATCACTATAACCTATAATATATTGATTTTTTGATAAGATTCTTTCTTTACTATGAGAGGCTTTCCTTGATATAAGTTTTTCTTTATCAATTCCATTAAATGTAAATTTGTAATATGGCTTAAGTCCATCGCGAATGCTACGCGCATTTGCGTAACTCATTGCTTGGAATATGAAAATATAATTTGCAGCGGAATCATTTGCAGGACAGATTCCGTTTTGTAAGCTTTTGGTTTTTCTATAAACCATAGTTTTATACCAGTTGGAATATGTCGAATCAGGAATATCATTCCATCTTAATTGTATAAATTCGCAGTTGGTTACAGGATATTTGTCTATTAAATAAGAACCAGAAACAGAAACAAGCCTTTTGTAATCTTTTGTTCGAGGAGGAATAGCTCCTCCTCCGTGATATTCCCATTCGTCAAATTGTATTTGCGACATGTCTTCAATAATGGGAAATCCCGATTCATAGTATTTTATCGGCTTTTTTTTACTAGAATTCTTTTTTTGATCGTCGAATCCTAGCAAGACTTCCTCGTTATTAAAATTTAAATACTTCATTCCTATGGCTAAATTAATACGATGAGAACTATCTGATTCTGGTAAATACACGTTAATCGATTCAGTTCCAACAAGCGTTGGAGCTTGAAACGCAACACAAGAATCATTTAAAATCACGGTTTTAAGAGAGGTTTCCCAAGTTTGCACCCGGCGATTCAAACAAATTCTAATCGTTTCAGTTTTTTCAGCCTCAATCCAAATTTCTTCATTTAAAGAATCAGATGTTAAATCAACTTTTTTGTCGGCCAAGGCAAACGCAAAGCAGGCGGCGATTAATAGAAAAATCAGTTTCATAGAAATACTTAATCCTTAACTTCGATCCACTTGGCGTTATTGCCGATGTTGCGGATAAGACGGAAACCGCCAATACTACCATATGAATAATACCCATAGCTAATATTTTGCCAATTATCATCAGCGGTTCCCCCCTTTAAATAAGAAGGACAATTGTTTTTCCTTTTACAGTTTGTATTAGCGTAACGAGGTCTATTGGGGTTAGGTCTTGATAATATTTGGTACTTTCTGAATTTTTGGGGTTTCTCTAATAAAACCAGTTCATTAACTAGACCGAAAATATCATACAAACCATATCCATTAGGCTGTAACTGGCCTACAGGTCCTGTTATAGAACTATTTATTTTTTCATAATATTCAGTTTTATCATTGAATTTTGCGTATTTTTGTACATCTTTAAACGTCGCTGAATCCCCCCAAGGTGCTTTGTGCTTCTTATCTCCGCCTCGAGCTAACATCATCCATTCATCGTAATAGGGTAGTCGATAACCATCCGAAGATGAATCAACTGAAACTTTGATTCGCGTTTCATCATGGTGGGTGAAATCACGATAGCTTATAATATATTGACCTTCAGATATAGTTTTATCATATTCAAATTCATTTTTCGAGAATGTTTCTTCTGAAAATGTATAATACGGTTTTAATCCTTCTCGAATACTGCGCTCATTTGCATATTTTAAGGCTTGATATAAATAAACAATATTTGTCGCAGAGTCGTGTGCGTCGCAACCTTCTTTACGTACGCTTAACTTCTTTCTTTTAATCCAATTTTTTTCTTTTTCATCATGTAGTTCTGAAGGAATTTCATCCCACATTAATTGTAAAAATTCGCAGTTAGTAACAGGATATTTATCAACTAAAAACATTCCTGTGATTTTTGCTAGTCTTTCATTATCTATATATTCATGCATATAATCAAATCCCAATAGAACCTCTTCATTTTTAAAGTCAAGGTACTTCATCCCGACAGTAAGATTAATTTTATAGGCACTGTCAGAATCAAAAAATTTCACATTAATTGAGTTGACACCGATAAGCGTTGGAACTCGAACTTTTAAACAGGATTCACCAAGAATTTCAGAATCCAGTGCAGTGTTCCATACTTGTACTTTGGAATCTATGCAGATTTTTACCGTTTCATTCTTTTCAACTTCAAGCCAAGTTTCGTTTTTTAAAGAACCTCGATTTAAAGCGATATATTTTTCCCTATCTGAGCAGGCTGTACAAAATAACAAGTCGGCTATTACGGCCCCATAACTTGCAACCAAACACAAAATCTTTTTCATACAATTGAACATACAAAAGTTGTCATTTGGACTTGAGATAGGTCCACTTAGCATTATTGCCGATGTTGCGGATTAGGCGGAAACCTGCTCCATAACCTTGATGACCTGGCTCGTAATATCCGTAGCTTATCCATTTCCAATAAGGACTTAAGGTGTCGTCGGATCCGTCTTCTAGAGAAACGTGATAATCTCCGCCCTTCAAACAAGACGCAAAACCAAGGTCTCCTCTAAACAATCTTGATTTTAAGAGTACATGCTCTTGAACGAGACCAAACATATCGTATAATCCGTATCCATTGGGTGTCAGCTGGCCAACGGGTTCTGTTTCAAAAGAAACCATTTTTGTTTTAAATCTAGCGTATTTTTTTGTTTTTTCGAAAGTGCCCGAAGAGTCTCCCCAAGGGGCCATATTCTTTTTGTCGCCACCACGTGCAAACATCATCCATTCATTGTAATATGGAAGTCTATAACCGTTCGAGGTACTGTCGTCAGAAACTTGAATATAATTGATATCATGTATAGTAAAATCCCTACGAGTTACTATACGTTGTGTAGTCGATAAAATACTTTCT
The genomic region above belongs to Fibrobacter sp. UBA4297 and contains:
- a CDS encoding PD-(D/E)XK nuclease family transposase → MTENNTTSEKKAYYIVTNEQGEEFLLPYYSETFRVLMDDKDTIRDILNCLLGLDHDHEIIDLDYEFEKPIDVFMPEDDFARLDVWVTTKDNRYFNIELQNRSHPFFLDRLQLYNSYQTLRGKYEYNRSTYFKLMDEKERKVHFYELPETVSIWLCHFSILKSKDIFKDTWAVYSEDEVRRSDSTHRALPIFSKNRYIIVDLPNFKKLRKNISSREDYWLKLLSQGPLEVPELKDPIFRDALNRLRVSRISPEQLKALEEHMFDKHADEAIEAEIWLKAEAKGREQERAENKVDTEAVLRAKGLSESLITEIQSELEALRQNRHVEK
- a CDS encoding formylglycine-generating enzyme family protein yields the protein MKLIFLLIAACFAFALADKKVDLTSDSLNEEIWIEAEKTETIRICLNRRVQTWETSLKTVILNDSCVAFQAPTLVGTESINVYLPESDSSHRINLAIGMKYLNFNNEEVLLGFDDQKKNSSKKKPIKYYESGFPIIEDMSQIQFDEWEYHGGGAIPPRTKDYKRLVSVSGSYLIDKYPVTNCEFIQLRWNDIPDSTYSNWYKTMVYRKTKSLQNGICPANDSAANYIFIFQAMSYANARSIRDGLKPYYKFTFNGIDKEKLISRKASHSKERILSKNQYIIGYSDFRKINYDYVLVSMDSTSDGYRLPYYNEWMMFARGGDKKNRAPWGDSANYKDALKYARFGTGGENMEATEPVGQLQPNGYGLYDIFGLVWELVLLEGPDFGYTLHPYCRKGGDNYIGTRWGYPRWENITYGFSEYATSGGFRLIRNIGNNAKWTEVKSDKE
- a CDS encoding formylglycine-generating enzyme family protein, which codes for MKKILCLVASYGAVIADLLFCTACSDREKYIALNRGSLKNETWLEVEKNETVKICIDSKVQVWNTALDSEILGESCLKVRVPTLIGVNSINVKFFDSDSAYKINLTVGMKYLDFKNEEVLLGFDYMHEYIDNERLAKITGMFLVDKYPVTNCEFLQLMWDEIPSELHDEKEKNWIKRKKLSVRKEGCDAHDSATNIVYLYQALKYANERSIREGLKPYYTFSEETFSKNEFEYDKTISEGQYIISYRDFTHHDETRIKVSVDSSSDGYRLPYYDEWMMLARGGDKKHKAPWGDSATFKDVQKYAKFNDKTEYYEKINSSITGPVGQLQPNGYGLYDIFGLVNELVLLEKPQKFRKYQILSRPNPNRPRYANTNCKRKNNCPSYLKGGTADDNWQNISYGYYSYGSIGGFRLIRNIGNNAKWIEVKD